Proteins encoded in a region of the Bradyrhizobium sp. CB3481 genome:
- a CDS encoding DUF2846 domain-containing protein, whose amino-acid sequence MKSKIGALPLLLAGFLLASCASPRGLDEPPLQIPALKPGYGRVYFTRPGEFAGSAVQPEIRMNNEVVGRSVPGGFSYVDRPPGRYAVTTATEVENAVTFQLAAGETKYIKTAVTPGILIGHVTPTLEFPEQGQSDISRLRYVGTKF is encoded by the coding sequence ATGAAATCGAAGATCGGGGCATTGCCCCTTTTGCTTGCTGGCTTCTTGCTGGCGAGTTGTGCGAGTCCACGCGGCCTCGATGAACCGCCGCTGCAGATCCCGGCATTGAAGCCGGGTTACGGCCGTGTCTACTTCACCCGGCCGGGCGAATTTGCGGGATCGGCTGTTCAGCCCGAGATTCGGATGAACAATGAGGTCGTCGGCAGGTCTGTGCCCGGCGGCTTCTCTTATGTAGACCGGCCGCCGGGCAGATACGCCGTAACAACGGCAACCGAGGTCGAAAATGCGGTTACGTTCCAATTGGCAGCGGGCGAGACGAAGTACATCAAGACAGCCGTGACACCCGGCATACTCATCGGCCATGTCACGCCGACGCTCGAATTCCCGGAGCAGGGACAATCCGACATAAGCCGCCTCAGGTACGTCGGCACCAAATTCTGA
- a CDS encoding helix-turn-helix domain-containing protein: MLLQNLSPSPALSIVQFSDIDAFRPVEFVADARSVPLTLANFHTARAMVQLPHCQITVLTSFPRIVDVSYRAAHGIVIFQLQDAYEVAVNGLSVDRPTFVGMRGNLDLQFVEPRGSLHAIITLGASLRDREWFDSPDELCPFTPHADDLAMVRSATARILQTASARPDLLREPNSALAIQEGLLLAIDEMFRRSRTPELTNRIASRGYCRLVRMIDEYVAFNAASAIYSADLAEECGVSVRTLGTAVATVRGMSLHRYLRLKQLWSARAQLVKGSDAVTVTSCARANGFHHMGEFAKLYRATFHETASHTLARARGSD, translated from the coding sequence ATGCTTTTACAGAACCTTTCACCCTCACCGGCGCTTTCGATCGTTCAGTTTTCCGACATCGACGCCTTCCGGCCGGTCGAGTTCGTCGCCGACGCGCGCAGCGTGCCGCTGACGCTTGCCAATTTCCATACCGCGCGGGCGATGGTGCAGTTGCCCCACTGCCAAATTACCGTGCTCACCTCGTTTCCCCGCATCGTCGATGTCAGCTACCGCGCCGCGCATGGCATCGTCATCTTCCAGCTCCAGGACGCCTACGAAGTAGCGGTCAACGGCCTGTCCGTGGACCGGCCGACCTTTGTCGGCATGCGCGGCAATCTGGATCTGCAATTCGTCGAGCCACGCGGGTCGCTGCACGCCATCATCACCCTTGGGGCCAGCCTGCGCGACCGCGAATGGTTCGATTCGCCGGACGAGCTGTGCCCGTTCACGCCGCATGCCGACGACCTTGCGATGGTTCGATCGGCCACCGCCCGCATTCTGCAGACGGCTTCTGCCAGGCCGGACCTTTTGCGGGAGCCGAACTCGGCGCTCGCCATCCAGGAAGGCCTGTTGCTCGCGATCGACGAAATGTTCCGCCGCAGCCGGACGCCGGAATTGACCAACCGGATTGCCAGCCGCGGCTATTGCCGGCTCGTTCGCATGATCGACGAATATGTCGCCTTCAACGCCGCCTCGGCGATCTACAGCGCCGACCTCGCCGAAGAATGCGGCGTGTCGGTGCGAACGCTGGGCACCGCGGTCGCAACCGTGCGCGGCATGAGCCTGCATCGCTACTTGCGGCTCAAGCAGCTTTGGTCCGCCCGCGCACAACTCGTGAAAGGATCCGACGCCGTCACCGTGACGTCCTGTGCCCGCGCCAACGGCTTCCATCACATGGGCGAGTTTGCAAAGCTCTATCGCGCCACGTTCCACGAAACGGCGTCGCACACGCTGGCCCGCGCCCGAGGGTCTGACTGA
- a CDS encoding YidB family protein yields MGLLDVLNGMMNGPRGPSRPSAPSQGGGMSPLTMAILALLAWKGIKHFSGNQTGSAPQPAPAPGNVPGNVQAGLPGGGMGGGLSDMLKGGLGGLLAGGAAGSILSGGLGDLMKQLQQNGLGDQADSWVSNGPNRQISPGDLANALGADQIDSLASQSGMSRDDLLQGLSQFLPDVVNHLTPDGRLPSENEMSERI; encoded by the coding sequence ATGGGTTTGCTCGACGTCCTCAACGGCATGATGAACGGCCCGCGCGGCCCGAGCCGGCCGAGCGCGCCATCCCAGGGCGGCGGAATGTCGCCGCTCACCATGGCGATCCTCGCGCTGCTGGCCTGGAAAGGCATCAAGCATTTCAGCGGCAACCAGACCGGATCGGCGCCGCAGCCGGCGCCCGCGCCGGGCAATGTACCTGGCAATGTGCAAGCCGGCCTGCCAGGCGGTGGCATGGGCGGCGGCCTCAGTGACATGCTCAAGGGCGGCCTCGGCGGCCTGCTGGCGGGCGGCGCGGCCGGCAGCATCCTGAGCGGCGGCCTCGGCGATCTCATGAAGCAGTTGCAACAGAACGGCCTTGGCGATCAGGCCGACTCCTGGGTCAGCAACGGCCCCAACAGGCAGATCTCGCCCGGCGACCTCGCCAACGCGCTCGGCGCCGACCAGATCGATTCCCTCGCCTCGCAAAGCGGGATGTCGCGCGACGATCTGCTGCAAGGCCTCAGCCAGTTTCTGCCCGACGTCGTCAATCATCTGACGCCGGACGGGCGGCTGCCGAGCGAGAACGAGATGTCGGAACGGATTTAA
- a CDS encoding GlsB/YeaQ/YmgE family stress response membrane protein, giving the protein MSGIIWIIVVGFVAGIIARILSPGPNNPTGFILTTVLGIAGAFLATFIGQAIGHYGPDQGAGFITATIGALVVLFIWNRLVASRVISDPGNR; this is encoded by the coding sequence ATGAGCGGCATCATCTGGATCATCGTCGTCGGCTTCGTCGCCGGCATCATCGCGCGCATCCTGTCGCCGGGACCGAACAATCCGACCGGCTTCATCCTAACCACGGTGCTCGGCATTGCCGGCGCGTTTCTGGCGACGTTCATCGGCCAGGCGATCGGCCATTACGGCCCCGACCAGGGCGCCGGCTTCATCACCGCCACCATCGGCGCGCTGGTGGTGCTGTTCATCTGGAATCGCTTGGTGGCGAGCCGCGTGATCTCGGATCCGGGGAATCGATAG
- a CDS encoding acyl-CoA dehydrogenase family protein: MTAALRFDPIRLPEKCEQLRKEVRAFLAEEIAAGTFDPHKPNREDTDVPEFSRKVGERGWLGMTWPKKYGGHERSFLERYVVTEEMRVANAPTRRFFVADRQSGPVLLKYAPEHIKMEILPRICKGEICFAIGMSEPNSGSDLFAAKTRATKTDGGYLINGTKIWTSSAHIADYMIAIFRTSPPTKENRRHGLTQFLVKMKQPGIKVNPIGQITGQYEFNEVVFTDHFIPDDHVLGEIDGAWKQATSELAYERSGPERFLETYYVLTELVRAVGNNPDTRSAEGIGRLVAQVHTMRRMSVSVAGMLQAGKEPVVEASIVKDIGTIWEQQLPHRVRELAAFVEETATNRETLEKQLDFATKTAPKLTIQGGTTEVLRGIIARGLGLR, translated from the coding sequence ATGACCGCAGCCCTCCGTTTCGATCCGATCCGCCTGCCGGAAAAATGCGAGCAGCTCCGCAAGGAAGTGCGCGCCTTCCTTGCCGAGGAAATCGCCGCCGGCACCTTCGATCCGCACAAGCCGAACCGCGAAGACACCGACGTGCCGGAGTTTTCCCGCAAGGTCGGCGAGCGCGGCTGGCTCGGCATGACCTGGCCAAAAAAATATGGCGGCCACGAGCGCTCGTTCCTCGAGCGTTATGTCGTGACCGAGGAAATGCGCGTGGCCAACGCGCCGACACGGCGCTTCTTCGTCGCCGACCGCCAGAGCGGCCCGGTGCTGCTGAAATACGCGCCCGAGCACATCAAGATGGAGATCCTGCCGCGCATCTGCAAAGGCGAGATCTGCTTTGCGATCGGCATGAGTGAGCCGAATTCCGGCTCCGACCTGTTCGCGGCGAAGACGCGCGCGACCAAAACTGACGGCGGCTATCTGATCAACGGCACCAAGATCTGGACCTCCTCGGCCCATATCGCCGACTACATGATCGCGATCTTCCGGACCTCGCCGCCGACCAAGGAAAACCGCCGCCACGGCCTGACCCAGTTTCTGGTCAAGATGAAGCAGCCGGGCATCAAGGTGAACCCGATTGGCCAGATCACCGGGCAGTATGAGTTCAACGAGGTCGTGTTCACCGACCACTTCATTCCCGACGATCACGTGCTCGGTGAAATCGACGGCGCCTGGAAGCAGGCGACCAGCGAGCTGGCCTACGAACGCTCTGGCCCCGAGCGTTTCCTCGAAACCTACTACGTCCTGACCGAGCTAGTCCGCGCCGTCGGCAATAACCCGGATACCCGCAGCGCCGAGGGCATCGGCCGCCTGGTGGCGCAGGTCCACACCATGCGGCGCATGTCGGTGTCGGTGGCGGGCATGCTACAGGCCGGCAAGGAGCCGGTGGTCGAGGCGTCGATCGTGAAGGACATCGGCACGATCTGGGAGCAGCAACTGCCGCACCGCGTCCGCGAGCTCGCAGCGTTTGTCGAGGAAACCGCCACCAATCGCGAGACGCTGGAAAAGCAGCTCGACTTCGCCACCAAGACCGCTCCGAAACTGACGATCCAGGGCGGCACCACCGAGGTGCTGCGCGGCATCATCGCCCGCGGGCTCGGCCTGCGCTAG
- a CDS encoding enoyl-CoA hydratase/isomerase family protein — translation MTKYTDIGVEKHGHVGLIEIRKPPLNFFDVSLINQIADALEEFDNDIEIRASVLAAQGKAFCAGADFSDPKRQEQEESAKKDPAANLPINHLYVQAVRIFRNKKPVVAAVHGAAIGGGLGLAVSADFRVTCPEARFAANFTKLGFHPGFGLTTTLPELVGKNNAELIFYTSRRVTGEDATKMGLANICVPQDQVRTEAMKLAQEIAECSPLGLISTRATMRAGLADRVLAATNHELVEQTKLRATEDFKEGVKATAERRAANFKGR, via the coding sequence ATGACCAAATACACTGATATCGGCGTGGAGAAGCACGGTCACGTCGGCCTGATCGAGATCCGCAAGCCCCCGCTCAACTTCTTCGACGTCTCGCTGATCAACCAGATTGCCGACGCGCTGGAGGAATTCGACAACGACATCGAGATCCGCGCCTCGGTGCTCGCCGCCCAAGGCAAGGCGTTCTGCGCCGGCGCCGATTTCTCCGATCCGAAGCGGCAGGAGCAGGAAGAGAGCGCGAAAAAAGATCCGGCCGCGAACTTGCCGATCAACCATCTCTACGTCCAGGCCGTGCGCATCTTCCGCAACAAGAAGCCGGTCGTCGCCGCCGTGCATGGTGCCGCCATCGGCGGCGGCCTCGGCCTTGCCGTCTCCGCCGACTTCCGCGTCACCTGCCCGGAAGCGCGCTTCGCCGCCAACTTTACAAAACTCGGCTTCCATCCGGGTTTTGGCCTGACCACGACGTTGCCCGAACTGGTCGGCAAGAACAATGCAGAGCTGATCTTCTACACCAGCCGCCGCGTCACCGGCGAAGACGCTACCAAAATGGGCCTTGCCAATATTTGCGTGCCGCAGGATCAGGTTCGCACGGAGGCGATGAAGCTTGCGCAGGAAATCGCCGAATGCTCGCCGCTCGGCCTGATCTCGACGCGCGCCACCATGCGCGCCGGCCTCGCCGACCGCGTGCTCGCCGCCACCAACCACGAGCTCGTCGAGCAGACCAAGCTGCGCGCGACGGAAGATTTCAAGGAAGGCGTCAAGGCCACCGCCGAACGAAGGGCGGCGAATTTCAAGGGGCGGTAA
- a CDS encoding acyl-CoA dehydrogenase family protein, with protein sequence MAESENIVAETAEKIFADLADAQTINHDKKGEWKAPLWQALTDAGLPLSWVPEDCGGSGASLAEGFSVLSAAGRFAVAVPLAETMLAGWLLAQAKIISPDGEMTVVPASPKDRITVSADGSLSGRARGVPFAKAARHFAVLASDAKGSFSIALVDAGKCRIESGLNLGGDQSDVVTLDKVQPVAIKPAPHGFDQTRLLLMGGVARSLQIAGALESMLEISVRYSNERVAFEKKISKFQAVQHNLARLAGESAAALAAATSAADAISNATSFNDEVFLEATAAKIRCAEAAEKGGGIAHQVHGAIGFTIEHILHRYSLRALAWRDDFGSESYWAVELGKRVCVRGADELWPLVASR encoded by the coding sequence GTGGCGGAGAGTGAGAACATCGTTGCCGAGACCGCGGAGAAAATCTTCGCCGATCTCGCCGACGCCCAGACCATCAATCACGACAAGAAGGGCGAATGGAAAGCGCCACTATGGCAGGCGCTGACCGACGCTGGCCTGCCTCTGTCCTGGGTGCCGGAAGATTGCGGCGGCTCGGGCGCATCGCTTGCCGAAGGTTTTAGCGTGCTTAGCGCCGCCGGCCGCTTTGCGGTCGCCGTTCCCCTCGCCGAGACCATGCTGGCCGGCTGGCTGCTGGCGCAGGCCAAAATTATCTCGCCCGATGGCGAGATGACCGTGGTGCCCGCGAGCCCGAAGGACCGGATTACCGTCAGTGCCGATGGCAGCCTGTCGGGCCGGGCGCGCGGTGTGCCGTTTGCCAAGGCTGCCAGGCATTTCGCCGTGCTGGCGAGCGATGCGAAGGGAAGTTTTTCCATCGCTCTCGTCGACGCCGGCAAATGCCGGATCGAAAGCGGCCTCAACCTCGGCGGTGACCAGTCCGATGTGGTGACGCTGGACAAGGTGCAGCCGGTCGCGATCAAGCCGGCGCCGCACGGTTTTGACCAGACCCGCTTGCTGCTGATGGGCGGCGTCGCAAGGTCGCTGCAGATCGCCGGCGCGCTGGAATCGATGCTGGAAATCTCCGTGCGCTATTCCAACGAGCGCGTCGCCTTCGAGAAGAAGATTTCGAAATTCCAGGCGGTGCAGCACAATCTCGCACGTCTCGCCGGCGAATCGGCGGCGGCGCTTGCGGCGGCGACGTCGGCTGCGGACGCCATTTCCAACGCGACCTCATTCAACGACGAAGTATTTCTCGAAGCGACGGCGGCAAAGATCCGCTGCGCGGAAGCGGCGGAAAAAGGCGGCGGCATCGCCCACCAGGTGCATGGCGCGATCGGCTTCACCATCGAGCACATCCTGCATCGCTATTCGCTGCGGGCGCTGGCCTGGCGCGACGATTTCGGCTCCGAAAGCTACTGGGCGGTCGAGCTCGGCAAGCGCGTCTGCGTCAGGGGCGCCGATGAATTGTGGCCGCTGGTCGCCTCGCGCTGA
- a CDS encoding cupin domain-containing protein, with product MSQKDEFHNLDNPADGLFRELAAGVTTRIFAGEHAMLSVVTLGPNAQGTLHHHPEEQWGVLLDGSAIRVQGGEEIPVRKGDFWRTPGNVPHTMRAGPEGARVLDIFSPPRPEYKKAGSGFGT from the coding sequence ATGAGTCAGAAAGACGAATTTCATAACCTCGACAATCCGGCCGACGGCCTGTTTCGCGAGCTTGCCGCCGGCGTCACGACGCGGATTTTCGCCGGCGAGCACGCCATGCTGTCGGTGGTGACGCTGGGACCAAATGCGCAAGGCACGCTGCACCATCACCCCGAGGAGCAATGGGGGGTGCTGCTCGACGGTTCGGCGATCCGCGTTCAGGGCGGGGAGGAAATTCCGGTCAGGAAGGGCGATTTCTGGCGCACACCCGGAAACGTGCCGCACACCATGCGGGCTGGACCGGAAGGGGCGCGTGTGCTTGACATCTTCAGCCCGCCGCGGCCCGAGTACAAGAAAGCCGGGTCCGGTTTCGGCACTTAA
- a CDS encoding RraA family protein, whose translation MSITTAMASVPKPAPELIEAFRGAPTSVISDNLARLPGAVGLRPFHRGSKLVGVAFTVRTRPGDNLAIHKALELVGPGDVIVVDGGGDETRALVGEIMKNIAEYRGAAGYVIDGAIRDAASFAASEFPCFARNAIHRGPYKSGPGEINVPVSIGGSVISPGDIVVGDEDGVVSFPASIAGSLLEAVRAQIAREEQTIISIREGRYQGSYGKS comes from the coding sequence ATGAGCATTACCACAGCCATGGCGAGCGTGCCAAAGCCGGCGCCCGAGCTGATCGAGGCATTCAGGGGCGCGCCGACTTCCGTCATCTCTGACAATTTGGCCCGGCTGCCGGGGGCGGTCGGCCTGCGGCCGTTCCATCGCGGCAGCAAGCTGGTCGGCGTCGCCTTCACGGTGCGCACGCGGCCGGGCGACAATCTGGCGATCCACAAGGCGCTCGAACTGGTCGGTCCTGGCGACGTGATCGTGGTCGATGGCGGCGGCGACGAGACGCGGGCGCTGGTCGGCGAGATCATGAAGAATATCGCCGAATACCGGGGCGCCGCGGGCTATGTGATCGACGGCGCGATCCGCGACGCGGCTTCGTTCGCGGCTTCCGAATTTCCGTGCTTTGCGCGCAACGCCATCCATCGTGGCCCCTACAAGAGCGGCCCCGGCGAAATCAACGTGCCGGTTTCAATCGGTGGTTCGGTGATCTCCCCCGGCGACATCGTGGTGGGCGACGAGGACGGCGTGGTGTCGTTTCCCGCGTCGATCGCGGGCAGCCTGCTGGAGGCGGTGCGCGCCCAGATCGCGCGCGAGGAGCAGACCATCATCTCGATTCGCGAAGGCCGCTATCAGGGCAGCTACGGCAAGTCCTGA
- a CDS encoding enoyl-CoA hydratase, which translates to MSANEMVLQTLEQGLLTITMNRPDRRNALNPDMTRGLVEAARRAQEDHEVRAVLIKGAGGTFCVGGDVKSMAEGRAPLPFEAKMANLRRGMEVSRILHQMPKPVVAQLDGAAAGAGLSIALSCDLRVASASCKITTAFAKVGFSGDYGGTYFLTQLLGSAKARELYLLSPVLSATEAYNLGMVTRVVPDADIDAEARDLAMSLATGPSIALGYIKRNINNAETMSLEACFDGEAIHHTRAGDTADHKEAAKAFVEKRKPVFSGH; encoded by the coding sequence ATGAGCGCAAACGAAATGGTTCTCCAGACACTCGAACAGGGCCTCCTCACCATCACCATGAACCGTCCGGACCGCCGCAATGCGCTCAATCCCGACATGACGCGCGGGCTCGTGGAGGCGGCGCGACGCGCGCAGGAAGATCACGAGGTGCGGGCGGTGCTGATCAAGGGCGCGGGCGGCACGTTCTGCGTCGGCGGCGATGTCAAGTCGATGGCGGAGGGAAGGGCGCCGCTTCCGTTCGAGGCCAAGATGGCGAACTTGCGTCGCGGCATGGAAGTCTCGCGGATCCTGCATCAGATGCCGAAGCCCGTGGTAGCGCAGCTCGATGGCGCGGCGGCCGGCGCCGGGCTTTCGATTGCGCTGTCCTGCGACCTGCGCGTCGCCTCCGCTTCCTGCAAGATCACCACCGCCTTCGCCAAGGTGGGCTTCTCCGGCGATTACGGCGGCACCTATTTTCTCACGCAGTTGCTCGGCAGCGCCAAGGCGCGCGAGCTCTATCTTCTGTCGCCCGTCCTGAGCGCGACCGAGGCCTATAATCTCGGCATGGTGACAAGGGTTGTGCCGGACGCCGATATCGACGCCGAGGCGCGTGATCTTGCGATGTCGCTGGCGACAGGACCCTCGATCGCGCTCGGCTATATCAAGCGCAACATCAATAATGCCGAGACGATGTCGCTGGAGGCCTGCTTCGATGGCGAAGCGATCCATCACACGCGCGCGGGCGACACCGCCGACCACAAGGAAGCGGCAAAGGCTTTTGTCGAGAAGCGCAAGCCTGTCTTCTCAGGTCATTGA
- a CDS encoding tripartite tricarboxylate transporter substrate-binding protein, with product MKITRRNLLAASAAFVVTPALAQPAKNMTLVVPFPPGGSTDALARLLQSHLQTKLGRTVLVENKSGAAGSLGAIQVAKSAPDGATFLVTFDSHAVIPSILEKPGLDVEKDLVPVFLVGTAPYVLAANAERPYKNFADVVAACKEKPGAVKYASVGIGTLGHLAMTVLGKKAGVEITHVPYRGGGPAMNDVLGGHVDMIIGSAALITAQLGTNMLRPILQMGRERMPVLKDTQTAIEAGFPDFETLAWWGIFAPKNTPVDVIASMAKSVKEILSDKAVATQLQETQQMTLLLADGKEFQAFFAKQVGTWGQVVRENNIKA from the coding sequence GTGAAGATTACGCGACGCAATCTGCTTGCGGCGTCAGCCGCGTTTGTGGTGACGCCGGCGCTGGCGCAGCCGGCCAAGAACATGACGCTGGTGGTGCCGTTTCCGCCCGGCGGATCGACCGACGCGCTGGCGCGGCTGCTGCAATCTCATTTGCAGACAAAACTCGGCCGCACCGTGTTGGTCGAGAACAAATCCGGCGCGGCCGGCTCGCTCGGCGCCATCCAGGTCGCCAAGAGCGCGCCTGACGGTGCGACCTTCCTGGTAACGTTCGATTCGCACGCGGTGATTCCCTCGATCCTCGAAAAGCCGGGCCTCGATGTCGAGAAGGATCTGGTGCCTGTGTTCCTGGTCGGCACCGCGCCCTATGTCCTCGCCGCGAATGCCGAACGTCCCTACAAGAACTTTGCCGACGTGGTCGCGGCCTGCAAGGAAAAGCCCGGCGCCGTAAAATACGCTTCCGTGGGCATCGGCACGCTCGGCCATCTCGCGATGACTGTGCTGGGCAAGAAGGCCGGGGTCGAGATCACGCACGTGCCCTACCGCGGCGGTGGCCCGGCGATGAACGACGTGCTCGGCGGCCATGTCGACATGATCATCGGCTCGGCGGCGCTGATCACCGCGCAGCTCGGCACCAATATGCTGCGGCCGATCCTGCAGATGGGGCGCGAGCGGATGCCGGTGCTCAAGGATACGCAGACCGCGATCGAGGCGGGTTTCCCCGATTTCGAGACGCTGGCCTGGTGGGGCATCTTCGCGCCCAAGAATACGCCGGTGGACGTCATCGCCAGCATGGCCAAATCGGTGAAGGAAATTTTGAGCGACAAGGCAGTGGCCACGCAACTTCAGGAAACGCAGCAGATGACCCTGCTGCTCGCCGACGGCAAGGAATTCCAGGCCTTCTTCGCCAAGCAGGTCGGTACCTGGGGCCAGGTTGTCCGCGAGAACAACATCAAGGCGTAG
- a CDS encoding 2-dehydropantoate 2-reductase — protein MVSGQTIAIAGAGSIGCFVGGMLAAGGHRVALLARPRIIAEIEASGLRPTSFEGFDQTVASDRFVLSENPSVFETACIVLVTVKSADTADMADVIAKNAPSDAVIVSLQNGVGNKAVLRERLPGRRVLGGMVPFNVIALGDGRFHRATSGDIVIERDETRTAEKLSVPGLKMRATDNIEGVQWGKLVLNLNNALNALADLPLRRQIGLRPWRRLFADQVAEALAAIAADGIKPVSSTPIPLAWLPSLLCLPDFIFEMLLGRTMKIDPEARSSMWEDLKHGRRTEIDYLQGVITEIAARRDLEAPLSRRIAELIRQAEREGKGSPGLTPEQVRAR, from the coding sequence ATGGTTTCTGGTCAAACGATCGCTATCGCAGGGGCGGGCAGCATCGGCTGCTTCGTCGGCGGCATGTTGGCCGCCGGCGGGCACCGCGTTGCGCTGCTGGCCCGGCCGCGCATCATCGCCGAAATCGAGGCGAGCGGCCTGCGTCCGACGAGTTTTGAAGGGTTCGATCAGACGGTCGCAAGCGATCGGTTCGTATTGTCGGAAAATCCTTCCGTTTTTGAGACCGCTTGCATCGTGCTGGTTACGGTCAAGAGCGCGGATACGGCTGATATGGCCGATGTCATCGCAAAGAACGCGCCATCAGATGCCGTCATCGTCAGCCTGCAGAACGGTGTCGGCAACAAAGCCGTGCTGCGCGAGCGCCTGCCGGGGCGGCGCGTGCTCGGCGGGATGGTGCCGTTCAATGTGATCGCACTCGGCGATGGGCGGTTTCACCGCGCCACCTCCGGCGACATCGTGATCGAGCGGGACGAGACGCGCACGGCCGAGAAGCTGTCGGTGCCGGGCCTGAAGATGCGTGCCACCGACAACATCGAGGGCGTGCAATGGGGCAAGCTCGTGCTCAACCTCAACAACGCGCTCAATGCGCTGGCCGATCTGCCGCTGCGCCGGCAGATCGGCTTGCGGCCCTGGCGGCGCCTGTTCGCCGACCAGGTTGCCGAAGCGCTCGCGGCGATCGCGGCCGACGGTATCAAGCCGGTCTCGTCGACCCCGATCCCGCTCGCATGGCTGCCGTCGCTGCTCTGCCTGCCGGACTTCATCTTCGAAATGCTGCTCGGGCGGACCATGAAGATCGATCCCGAGGCGCGCTCATCGATGTGGGAAGATTTGAAACACGGCCGCCGCACCGAAATCGATTATCTGCAGGGCGTCATCACCGAAATTGCCGCGCGCCGCGACCTGGAGGCACCGTTGTCGCGCCGGATCGCGGAGTTGATCCGGCAGGCCGAGCGCGAGGGCAAGGGGTCGCCGGGGCTCACGCCGGAGCAGGTTCGTGCGCGCTGA
- a CDS encoding SDR family oxidoreductase, which translates to MSKDGLCAIVTGSASGLGAATAAILAKGGARIVVNYSNSKAEAEATADLCRSAGAEVVVVQGDVSRDEDCKKIAAAAAPWGRLDVLVNNAGTTKHVPHHDLDGLSAQDFQRIYAVNTIGPFQMIRAARAQLEAGAKASGTPSAVVNVSSVAGISGGGSSVAYAASKGALNTMTQSLARALAPLIRVNTVCPGYIDTPWFTKGRGEAGAKAVRDAVVAKVPLKVASTAEDIAQLVCFLALPASSNMTGEFVRMDAGMHLVL; encoded by the coding sequence ATGTCGAAGGATGGTTTGTGCGCGATAGTCACCGGTTCTGCCTCGGGCCTCGGGGCCGCCACCGCCGCCATTCTGGCCAAGGGCGGTGCGCGCATCGTCGTCAACTATTCCAACAGCAAGGCGGAAGCTGAGGCCACTGCCGATCTGTGCCGTAGTGCTGGCGCCGAAGTCGTGGTCGTGCAGGGCGACGTGTCGCGTGACGAGGATTGCAAGAAGATCGCCGCAGCCGCGGCGCCCTGGGGCCGGCTCGATGTGCTGGTCAACAATGCCGGCACCACCAAGCATGTGCCGCATCACGATCTCGACGGGCTTTCGGCGCAGGATTTCCAGCGCATCTACGCTGTCAACACGATCGGGCCCTTCCAGATGATCCGCGCAGCGCGCGCCCAACTCGAGGCTGGCGCAAAAGCTTCCGGCACGCCGTCGGCGGTGGTCAACGTGTCCTCGGTCGCCGGCATTTCCGGCGGCGGCTCCTCGGTCGCCTATGCGGCGAGCAAGGGCGCACTCAACACCATGACCCAATCGTTAGCGCGGGCGCTGGCGCCGCTGATTCGCGTCAACACGGTGTGCCCCGGCTATATCGATACGCCCTGGTTCACCAAGGGCCGTGGCGAGGCGGGCGCAAAAGCGGTGCGCGATGCGGTGGTGGCGAAGGTGCCGCTCAAGGTCGCGTCCACGGCGGAGGACATTGCGCAACTCGTGTGTTTCCTGGCCTTGCCCGCGTCGAGCAACATGACCGGCGAGTTCGTCCGCATGGATGCGGGCATGCATCTGGTGCTGTGA